The nucleotide sequence TCTCCCCGCGCCAAGCCCGCACCCTCCAGGTGATCCATGAAACGCGCCCCTCGCAGCCGTCAACGCCATGATTTATATGCGAAATATCACGATTACGACAGCGAAATCAGCGACTTACTTGGAGAATGTGGGATTATATAGCTTAATAAATTTACGGTAACCACAATTTGAAGAAATGTCACCGGTTTTCTTTAGTCAATCGGCGGTTGTCCGCCTGCAACTACAGAACCCGGTGTTAACGTTCAAAATTTCGCCTTCGATTTCCATCGGTTCGTTCAGTGATGACGCCGACGCCGGACATACAAGAAGATGACCCCCAGGATCAGAACGGGTGTCACGATCATCGCGATGAAAGACAAATGGTGCATGATATCCGGCACCATTTTTGGCGACTTGCCGAGACTATAGCCGATGAAGGTATACGCGCCCGCCCACAGCGCCGCGCCGACGATGTTGGCTGGCACGAATACTTGCCAGCGCATGCCGGTGGACCCGGCCAC is from Thioclava nitratireducens and encodes:
- a CDS encoding DedA family protein; this encodes MQRHGPLIVIGARFVALLRQMNGLVAGSTGMRWQVFVPANIVGAALWAGAYTFIGYSLGKSPKMVPDIMHHLSFIAMIVTPVLILGVIFLYVRRRRHH